The sequence GTGCCGTCACCGAGGTGCACGTGCGCCAGCCCGGCGCCCATCCGGTCGGCCATCTCCAGCGGGTCGCTGTGCGAGGCCGCGCAGTGCGACAGATCCAGGGTGTACGACGGGTAGCCGGCGTCGGTCGGATCCCAGCCGGGCACGTACGGGACGAACTGCCGACCCGCCATCCGCACCGGGTACATGTTCTCCACGGCGAAACGCAGCCCGGGGAACCGGTCCGCGACGGCGGCGAGACCCTCGGCGAAGTTTCGCGCGTATTCGCGCTGCCAGGTGAACGGCGGGTGCACCACGACGGTCGGCGCGCCCAGCGTCTCGGCCAACTCGGCGGCCTTGCGCAGCCGCTCCCACGGGTCCGGGCTCCACACCCGCTGGGTGACCAGCAGGCAGGGCGCGTGCACCGAGAGCACCGGCACGTCGTAGTGCGTGGACAGGCCGCGCAGCGCGCCCGCGTCCTGGCTGACCACGTCGGTCCAGACCATCACCTCGACGCCGTCGTAACCGAGCGCCGCGGCCAGTTGGAACGCCGCCGCGGTCGGCTCGGGAAAGACCGACGAGCTGGACAGGAGCACGGGAACGCGGGAAGTCACATCAGCCAGCGTAGCCCGGCAGCGCCGGGGGCATCGTGACGAGCGCCGGCAAACCTACCGAAAACGGCCTCCGGATCAGATCGGCTCCAGTTGATCGAGCCGGCGGAGGATGACACCCTCCCGCAGCGCCCACGGGCAGATGTCCAGCGAGTCCAGATCCAGGCGGCGCATCACCGCCTCGGCGACCACGGCACCAGCCAGCAACTGGTGTGCCCGACCCGTGCTGACCCCCTCCAACTCCATCAACTGCGCCGGTGGGATATGCCGGATGAAGCCGATGACCTGCCGCAGGCCGGCCCGGGTCAGGCTGCGTCGCACCCACAACCCGGAACCGGACGGGGCCGCCCCGGCCAGTCGGGCCAGGGTGCGGAACGTCTTCGAGGTGGCCACCGCCCGACCCCAGCCCACCTCGGTCATCTGGTCGACGACCTTGTCCAGCCGGCCGTCCACGTACTCCCGGAGCTTGTCGACGGCCTCCGCCGACGG comes from Micromonospora vinacea and encodes:
- a CDS encoding sugar phosphate isomerase/epimerase family protein, which encodes MTSRVPVLLSSSSVFPEPTAAAFQLAAALGYDGVEVMVWTDVVSQDAGALRGLSTHYDVPVLSVHAPCLLVTQRVWSPDPWERLRKAAELAETLGAPTVVVHPPFTWQREYARNFAEGLAAVADRFPGLRFAVENMYPVRMAGRQFVPYVPGWDPTDAGYPSYTLDLSHCAASHSDPLEMADRMGAGLAHVHLGDGTGEGRDEHLVPGRGTQPCGELLSSLAGRGFTGAVAVEVATRGAKSRAVREADLRAALEFARQHLTASSPVDA